The proteins below are encoded in one region of Spirochaetota bacterium:
- a CDS encoding AraC family transcriptional regulator, with product MDIVQRHSIPAKCRERFLPLSGKPGDILRARGISLAGISDIAAGYDIGRPSSTFHIALYTFAGGGVLSTETGERQLAQGDLLLAPKGCAYRYHAKRTWGIAWLHIDKPSFPKDIIVRASPSFRAVMQAMEGYLYETASGVEHRSALYASLIVDALNEAIMPRDADDAVRDRFSELWRAVNADIRIAWDAKALAERMSLSSAQCTRLCKRIFGKPPMQMVTSFRMKRAEELIAASDYPLADIAEAVGYTDVFAFSTAFKRVIGIAPSAVRRKGNG from the coding sequence ATGGATATTGTGCAACGCCATTCAATTCCCGCAAAATGCCGTGAGCGCTTTCTCCCGCTTTCGGGCAAGCCCGGTGATATCCTTCGTGCGCGCGGAATATCGCTTGCCGGTATCAGCGATATTGCCGCCGGTTATGATATCGGACGTCCATCTTCGACTTTCCATATCGCGCTTTATACATTTGCGGGCGGCGGCGTGCTCAGCACCGAAACCGGTGAACGTCAGCTCGCGCAGGGTGATCTCCTGCTCGCACCGAAGGGATGCGCATACCGATACCATGCGAAGCGGACATGGGGCATAGCATGGCTTCATATCGATAAGCCTTCGTTCCCGAAGGATATCATCGTGCGAGCCTCACCGTCGTTCCGCGCCGTCATGCAGGCGATGGAGGGCTATCTCTACGAAACAGCGAGCGGTGTTGAGCACAGGTCCGCGCTCTATGCCTCGCTCATCGTCGATGCCTTGAACGAAGCGATAATGCCGCGGGATGCGGATGATGCCGTACGTGACCGTTTTTCCGAGCTGTGGCGTGCGGTGAACGCTGATATAAGGATCGCGTGGGATGCAAAGGCCCTTGCGGAGCGTATGTCGCTGTCGTCCGCGCAGTGTACGAGGCTCTGTAAACGTATCTTCGGAAAACCGCCGATGCAGATGGTGACATCGTTTCGGATGAAACGCGCCGAGGAGCTTATCGCTGCTTCGGATTATCCCCTTGCGGATATCGCCGAGGCGGTGGGCTACACCGATGTGTTCGCGTTCTCAACAGCGTTCAAACGCGTTATCGGCATTGCGCCTTCCGCTGTTCGCAGAAAGGGCAATGGATGA